One segment of Ascidiaceihabitans donghaensis DNA contains the following:
- a CDS encoding aldehyde dehydrogenase family protein codes for MLEKRAFYINGEWVESQGGKDHHVINPSTEEPCATITLGTQADADAAVAAAKAAFPAWMATPVEERIAMVSKLCDIYAERAEELGEAMSLEMGAPISMSKTSQAGAGSWHLQNFIKAAKNFEFNRPLGDHAPGDRIIYEPVGVAALITPWNWPMNQVTLKVGAAAIAGCTMVLKPSEESPLNAVIFTEMMHEAGFPAGVYNMIQGDGAGVGTALSGHQDVDMVSFTGSTRAGTAISKNAADTLKRVHLELGGKGANLIFDDADEKAVKRGVLHMMNNTGQSCNAPSRMLVQRGIYDQAVEEAAAVAEKVTVGPASEEGRHIGPVVNEVQWGKIQALIEKGIEEGAKLVAGGPGRPDGMNRGFYVRPTVFADVNNDMTIAREEIFGPVLSIIPFDTEEEAVQIANDTPYGLTNYVQTQDSNRANRLATQLRSGMVEMNGTSRAAGSPFGGMKQSGNGREGGVWGLEDFLEVKAVSGWAAE; via the coding sequence CACGTGATTAACCCCTCAACCGAAGAACCATGCGCCACAATCACTTTAGGCACGCAGGCCGATGCCGATGCTGCGGTGGCGGCAGCAAAAGCTGCCTTTCCGGCGTGGATGGCGACACCTGTTGAAGAACGGATCGCAATGGTGTCCAAACTCTGTGACATCTATGCAGAACGCGCAGAAGAGCTGGGCGAAGCCATGAGCCTCGAGATGGGCGCACCGATTTCAATGTCTAAAACCTCGCAAGCAGGCGCAGGATCATGGCATCTGCAAAATTTCATCAAAGCCGCCAAAAACTTTGAATTCAATCGTCCTTTGGGTGACCACGCGCCCGGCGACCGGATCATTTACGAACCTGTCGGTGTCGCCGCCCTCATCACGCCATGGAACTGGCCGATGAACCAAGTCACGCTGAAAGTCGGGGCTGCGGCGATTGCAGGGTGCACGATGGTATTGAAACCATCCGAAGAAAGCCCGCTGAACGCAGTCATCTTCACAGAAATGATGCACGAAGCTGGTTTCCCTGCAGGCGTTTACAACATGATCCAAGGCGATGGCGCAGGCGTGGGAACGGCCCTGTCCGGACACCAGGACGTCGACATGGTCAGCTTCACAGGCTCTACACGCGCAGGCACAGCCATCTCCAAGAACGCAGCAGACACGCTGAAACGTGTGCACTTGGAACTGGGCGGCAAAGGCGCAAACCTGATCTTTGACGATGCGGATGAAAAAGCCGTCAAGCGCGGTGTCTTGCACATGATGAACAACACAGGCCAGTCGTGTAACGCGCCCAGCCGTATGCTTGTGCAGCGCGGCATCTACGATCAAGCCGTTGAAGAAGCCGCCGCTGTGGCAGAGAAAGTCACCGTCGGCCCTGCGTCAGAAGAAGGGCGCCACATCGGTCCCGTCGTGAACGAAGTCCAATGGGGCAAAATCCAGGCGTTGATCGAAAAGGGCATCGAAGAAGGCGCGAAACTGGTCGCGGGTGGTCCAGGTCGCCCCGACGGAATGAACCGCGGCTTTTACGTGCGTCCAACAGTATTCGCAGACGTGAACAACGACATGACGATCGCGCGCGAAGAAATCTTTGGGCCCGTGTTGTCGATCATCCCCTTCGACACCGAAGAGGAAGCGGTGCAAATCGCCAACGACACGCCCTACGGGCTGACAAACTATGTGCAAACACAAGACAGCAACCGCGCCAATCGGTTGGCCACGCAATTGCGGTCCGGCATGGTGGAAATGAACGGCACATCACGTGCTGCGGGATCCCCCTTTGGCGGGATGAAGCAATCGGGCAACGGGCGCGAAGGCGGCGTTTGGGGGTTGGAAGACTTCCTTGAGGTCAAAGCCGTATCCGGTTGGGCCGCTGAGTGA
- a CDS encoding alpha-1,2-fucosyltransferase, translating into MIYARLHGRLGNQMFQYAAARALAARLDVPFSIDTRRAEHKGEGVLTRVFDVDWSTPQHLPPSQHLRPLAYFAWRAFGQNPKIYRERGLGYNATFETLPDNTYLHGYWQAEQYFAPIAKDIRAAFVPRHAMSPQNADMAARIASGPSISLHVRRGDYLTVGAHGLCDQAYYEAALAKVAQGIDAPTVYVFSDDPDWAKDNLPLPFEKVVVDFNGPDTDYEDLRLMSLCQHNVLANSSFSWWGAWLNRNPDKRVAGPKDWFSDPKLNNPDILPKGWLQIKA; encoded by the coding sequence ATGATCTACGCGCGATTGCATGGCCGCTTGGGCAATCAAATGTTCCAATACGCGGCTGCCCGTGCCTTGGCTGCACGGCTTGATGTCCCATTTTCCATCGACACACGCCGCGCCGAGCACAAAGGCGAAGGCGTTCTGACCCGCGTGTTCGATGTGGACTGGAGCACTCCCCAACATCTCCCCCCTTCCCAACATCTCCGCCCCCTTGCGTATTTCGCGTGGCGCGCCTTCGGGCAAAATCCAAAAATTTACCGTGAACGGGGCCTTGGCTACAACGCCACTTTTGAAACCCTACCCGACAACACATATCTGCACGGCTATTGGCAGGCGGAACAGTATTTCGCCCCTATCGCGAAGGACATCCGCGCAGCTTTCGTACCACGCCATGCCATGAGCCCACAGAACGCCGACATGGCCGCCCGAATTGCGTCTGGCCCGTCTATATCTCTACACGTCCGACGGGGGGATTATCTGACTGTCGGCGCACATGGTCTTTGCGACCAAGCCTACTACGAAGCAGCCTTGGCAAAGGTCGCACAAGGCATCGATGCGCCCACAGTTTACGTCTTCTCTGATGATCCGGACTGGGCCAAAGACAACTTGCCGTTGCCTTTTGAAAAGGTCGTCGTGGATTTCAACGGCCCCGACACCGATTACGAAGACCTCCGCCTGATGTCATTGTGCCAACACAACGTTCTTGCCAATTCGTCTTTCAGTTGGTGGGGCGCTTGGCTGAACCGCAACCCGGACAAACGCGTCGCGGGACCAAAGGACTGGTTCAGCGACCCCAAGCTGAACAACCCGGACATTTTGCCCAAAGGCTGGTTGCAGATCAAAGCGTAA
- a CDS encoding RluA family pseudouridine synthase, which translates to MQTEYNPPDGPLVILHEDADIVVVDKPAGLLSVPGRGAHLADCLITRLQVAFPDALLVHRLDRDTSGVMVFGLTPHAQRVLSVQFQDRKTKKTYVARVHGMPSAKSGTVDLPLIVDWPNRPLQMVCHETGKPSVTDWRVLKTENDTARVRLTPLTGRTHQLRVHMLALGHPILGDPFYAHGAVRDNYPRMMLHAEELRFNHPQTGHSMKVRAKAPF; encoded by the coding sequence ATGCAAACTGAATACAATCCGCCCGATGGACCGTTGGTCATTCTGCACGAAGACGCTGACATCGTCGTTGTCGACAAGCCTGCGGGCCTATTGTCTGTGCCAGGTCGGGGCGCACATTTGGCGGACTGTCTGATCACACGCTTGCAGGTTGCGTTCCCCGATGCCTTATTGGTGCACCGTTTGGACAGGGACACCTCCGGCGTTATGGTATTTGGGCTGACGCCGCATGCGCAGCGCGTTTTGTCCGTGCAGTTTCAAGACCGCAAAACAAAGAAGACCTACGTCGCACGGGTGCATGGGATGCCCTCCGCGAAAAGCGGAACAGTTGATTTGCCATTGATTGTGGATTGGCCAAACCGGCCGTTGCAAATGGTCTGTCATGAGACCGGCAAACCGTCTGTCACCGATTGGCGTGTGCTAAAAACGGAAAACGACACAGCGCGTGTGCGATTGACGCCTTTGACGGGGCGGACCCATCAGTTGCGTGTGCATATGCTTGCCTTGGGGCATCCGATTCTAGGTGATCCGTTCTATGCTCATGGGGCTGTGCGCGACAATTATCCGCGCATGATGCTGCATGCGGAAGAGTTACGTTTCAATCATCCTCAAACGGGCCATTCAATGAAAGTACGGGCAAAGGCGCCTTTCTGA
- the rarD gene encoding EamA family transporter RarD, with protein sequence MKETAVPDAKRPSSGDTLVGFGFALGAYVMWGFLPLYMKLVSHVPPAEVVAHRVIWSLPIAGALLVLLGRTRDVRAAIFSPRTLAMGCVSAALITVNWGLYVWAIATDRALDAALGYYINPLFSVALGAILLGERLTRAQIVAVGLAAAAVSYLAYQNGAVPWVAIGLTVSWGFYALCKKQLPIGPNQGFLLEVLILIVPALGYVIWLATQGNSHFTFTAKPDTWLLMGCGVVTAVPLLFYANGAKGLRLTTIAIMQYIAPTMIALCAVVVFKEDFGTARMIAFPMIWAALLIYSVSMFRQMRR encoded by the coding sequence ATGAAGGAGACTGCCGTGCCAGACGCTAAAAGACCTTCGTCCGGGGATACGCTTGTCGGATTTGGCTTTGCGTTGGGCGCCTATGTCATGTGGGGATTTTTACCTCTTTACATGAAGTTGGTGTCACATGTGCCGCCGGCGGAAGTCGTCGCACATCGCGTCATCTGGTCCTTGCCGATTGCAGGGGCTTTGCTTGTCCTGCTGGGCCGAACCCGCGACGTGCGTGCTGCTATTTTTAGCCCGCGTACCCTGGCCATGGGGTGTGTGTCTGCTGCGCTGATCACCGTCAATTGGGGGCTTTATGTCTGGGCGATTGCAACGGATCGGGCTTTGGATGCCGCCCTTGGGTACTACATCAACCCGCTTTTTAGCGTCGCGTTGGGGGCTATATTACTGGGCGAACGTCTGACACGGGCACAAATTGTTGCGGTGGGGTTGGCCGCTGCCGCCGTGTCCTATCTGGCGTATCAGAACGGTGCTGTCCCTTGGGTTGCTATTGGATTGACGGTGTCATGGGGGTTTTATGCGTTGTGCAAAAAACAACTGCCTATTGGTCCAAATCAGGGCTTTCTGCTAGAGGTGCTGATCTTGATCGTGCCCGCTTTGGGGTATGTCATATGGCTGGCCACACAAGGCAACAGCCATTTTACTTTCACAGCGAAGCCGGACACGTGGTTGCTGATGGGATGTGGTGTGGTAACGGCGGTTCCGCTGCTGTTTTATGCGAACGGAGCCAAGGGTTTGCGCCTGACGACCATCGCTATCATGCAGTACATTGCACCCACCATGATTGCGCTTTGTGCTGTTGTGGTCTTTAAGGAAGACTTCGGCACGGCACGCATGATCGCGTTTCCCATGATCTGGGCTGCCCTGCTGATTTATTCCGTGTCCATGTTTCGCCAGATGCGCCGCTGA
- a CDS encoding response regulator, which yields MRKNILVVDDDAFFRRMMIKTLVALDAEFTFCVDGPECLEVIESNLFNYDLILMDVHMTDMLGSEATGRIRAMAGNPLRRVPIIALTGDATWCDAERCAGAGFTGYLAKPNDLQTLHDDIDTLISTVTDDPITTKAVHLN from the coding sequence ATGAGAAAAAATATACTTGTCGTTGATGACGACGCCTTTTTCAGACGAATGATGATCAAAACGCTTGTTGCGCTTGATGCCGAATTTACGTTTTGTGTCGATGGCCCCGAATGCCTTGAGGTGATTGAATCCAACCTGTTCAACTATGATCTTATTTTGATGGATGTGCACATGACCGACATGCTTGGGTCGGAGGCCACCGGGCGCATTCGCGCGATGGCAGGAAACCCGCTACGCCGTGTCCCGATTATTGCCTTAACCGGTGACGCCACATGGTGTGATGCGGAACGTTGTGCGGGTGCGGGGTTTACCGGCTACTTGGCGAAACCAAACGATCTGCAAACGCTTCATGATGATATAGACACGTTGATCAGTACCGTCACAGATGATCCCATCACCACAAAAGCGGTCCATCTGAACTAG
- a CDS encoding GcvT family protein, which yields MSASKSELPEKARVVIVGGGVIGCSVAYHLTKLGWNDVVLLERKQLTSGTTWHAAGLIAQLRATANMTKLAKYSQELYGTLEEETGVATGFKRVGSITVALTEERREEIYRQAGMARAFGVEVEEISNERVQELYPHINLEGIKGAVYLPLDGQGDPANIALALAKGARQRGGLVKERVAVTNITKEGRRATGVDWEDSDGNTGHIAADMVVNCGGMWGHEVGRMAGVNVPLQACEHFYIVTEAIDGLTQLPVLRVPDECAYYKEDAGKMLLGAFEPNAKPWAVDGIPKDFEFDQLPEDFDHFEPILEAAVERMPMLAEAGIHTFFNGPESFTPDDAYHLGLAPEMDNVWVAAGFNSIGIQSAGGAGMALAAWMDTGEKPFDLGDVDISRMQPFQGNKRYLEARSKETLGLLYADHFPFRQKATARGVRRTPFHTHLLDRGAVMGELAGWERANWFANDGQEPKYEYSWQRQNFFDNVAQEHMAVRQNVGMYDMSSFGKIRVEGPDALAFMSYIGGGDYDVPVGKIVYTQFLNSTAGIEADVTVTRIEENCYLVVTPAATRLADQTWMRRNQGNFSVVITDVTAGEGVLAIMGPRSRELLQAVSPNDFSNDVNPFGTAQEIEIGMGLARVHRVTYVGELGWEVYVPSDMCGHVFETLADAGSGFDMRLCGMHMMDTCRMEKGFRHFGHDITSEDHVLEAGLGFAVKTDKPDFIGRDAVLKKRETGLEQRLVQFKLTDPEPLLYHNEPILRNGEYVGYLSSGGYGHHLGAAIGMGYVPCKGESVAQLLDSTFEIDIMGVKVKAEAQLKPFYDPKSERVKV from the coding sequence ATGTCTGCATCCAAATCTGAACTGCCCGAAAAAGCCCGTGTCGTCATTGTTGGCGGTGGTGTGATTGGGTGTTCCGTGGCCTACCATCTGACCAAATTGGGGTGGAACGACGTTGTGCTGTTGGAACGCAAGCAATTGACGTCTGGCACAACGTGGCATGCCGCGGGTCTTATCGCGCAGCTGCGCGCGACGGCGAATATGACCAAATTGGCAAAATACTCTCAAGAATTGTACGGCACACTCGAAGAAGAAACAGGCGTGGCCACGGGGTTCAAACGCGTTGGGTCTATTACGGTTGCTTTGACAGAAGAACGGCGCGAAGAAATTTACCGCCAAGCCGGCATGGCACGCGCCTTTGGTGTTGAGGTTGAAGAAATTTCGAACGAGCGTGTGCAAGAACTGTACCCGCATATCAACCTTGAAGGCATCAAAGGCGCGGTCTACCTGCCGCTGGATGGCCAGGGCGATCCAGCCAACATCGCGCTGGCTTTGGCCAAAGGGGCCCGTCAGCGGGGCGGGCTGGTTAAAGAACGCGTTGCGGTCACAAACATCACCAAAGAAGGTCGCCGTGCGACGGGAGTGGATTGGGAAGACAGCGACGGAAACACCGGTCATATCGCAGCCGACATGGTTGTGAACTGCGGTGGCATGTGGGGCCATGAAGTGGGGCGCATGGCTGGCGTGAACGTGCCGTTGCAGGCCTGTGAACACTTCTACATCGTCACCGAAGCCATCGACGGGCTAACGCAATTGCCGGTGCTGCGGGTGCCGGATGAATGTGCCTACTACAAAGAAGATGCGGGTAAAATGCTGCTGGGCGCGTTTGAACCGAACGCGAAACCTTGGGCCGTTGACGGTATCCCGAAGGACTTCGAATTCGATCAGTTGCCTGAAGACTTTGATCACTTTGAACCGATCTTGGAAGCCGCTGTTGAGCGCATGCCAATGTTGGCCGAAGCGGGCATTCACACGTTCTTTAACGGGCCTGAAAGCTTCACACCTGACGATGCCTATCACCTTGGCCTTGCACCTGAGATGGACAACGTCTGGGTCGCGGCGGGCTTTAATTCCATCGGTATTCAATCTGCTGGCGGCGCGGGTATGGCCTTGGCTGCGTGGATGGACACAGGCGAGAAGCCCTTCGATTTGGGGGACGTCGACATCAGCCGTATGCAGCCGTTTCAGGGAAACAAGCGCTACCTTGAAGCGCGATCCAAAGAAACGCTGGGTCTTCTATACGCCGACCACTTCCCGTTCCGCCAAAAGGCGACTGCGCGTGGCGTGCGGCGCACTCCGTTCCACACACATTTGCTGGACCGCGGGGCTGTCATGGGTGAACTGGCGGGCTGGGAACGCGCAAACTGGTTTGCCAACGACGGCCAAGAACCAAAATATGAATACAGCTGGCAGCGTCAAAACTTCTTTGACAACGTCGCGCAAGAACACATGGCTGTGCGCCAGAATGTGGGCATGTACGACATGTCGTCGTTTGGAAAAATCCGCGTCGAGGGACCGGATGCCTTGGCCTTTATGAGCTATATTGGTGGCGGCGATTACGATGTGCCTGTGGGCAAAATCGTGTATACACAATTCCTGAATTCCACGGCTGGCATCGAAGCGGATGTGACGGTCACCCGCATCGAAGAAAACTGCTATCTGGTTGTCACACCAGCTGCGACGCGGCTGGCAGACCAAACCTGGATGCGCCGCAATCAGGGCAACTTTAGTGTGGTCATCACCGACGTTACAGCAGGTGAAGGTGTGCTGGCCATTATGGGACCCCGATCGCGCGAACTGTTGCAGGCAGTGTCCCCTAACGACTTTTCAAACGATGTGAATCCCTTTGGCACAGCACAAGAGATCGAAATCGGTATGGGGTTGGCGCGTGTGCACCGCGTCACCTACGTGGGTGAATTGGGTTGGGAGGTTTACGTGCCTTCCGACATGTGTGGTCATGTCTTTGAAACGTTGGCGGACGCGGGATCCGGTTTCGATATGCGCCTGTGCGGTATGCATATGATGGACACATGCCGCATGGAAAAAGGGTTCCGCCATTTCGGGCATGACATTACATCCGAGGATCACGTGCTGGAAGCGGGTTTGGGTTTTGCTGTGAAAACCGACAAGCCTGACTTTATCGGGCGAGATGCGGTTTTGAAAAAGCGTGAAACCGGTTTGGAACAGCGTCTGGTACAATTCAAACTGACAGATCCGGAGCCGCTTTTGTATCACAACGAACCAATCCTGCGGAATGGCGAATATGTCGGATATTTGTCTTCGGGCGGATATGGGCACCATCTGGGTGCTGCCATCGGGATGGGCTATGTGCCGTGCAAAGGCGAAAGCGTGGCGCAGTTGCTGGACAGCACATTCGAGATCGACATCATGGGTGTGAAGGTGAAAGCTGAGGCGCAGTTGAAGCCGTTTTACGATCCGAAATCAGAGCGCGTCAAAGTCTGA
- a CDS encoding GlxA family transcriptional regulator — MTKPAPIVTKATPWCVDIILAEGFVLVELSGVVEVLRMANRINPGALFTWRFLSRHGGYVASRSGLGTQTEAITHRSEAEYLFVIGNSNADAPELSLGPIIAAYTYRKAKVVLMSEAASRYISEHPTGSAAHTTHWENRAVLHERGDPSGEGTYALAVDDGRIVTCAGMGAAVDLTLSLVGNHMSAAGVMTVADILLHEKIRDFKTLQPFGGKRLTITGDRELDQCIELMQAHMEEPLPIAELVARVGLSSRSLERRFHRRLNTTPNTYYRELRLNWANNLLLNTTMTIREIGLACGFPNGFSSLYRSFFGVTPTAIRQKKQAAGHVR; from the coding sequence GTGACAAAGCCCGCACCCATCGTCACTAAAGCGACGCCATGGTGCGTGGATATCATCCTTGCGGAAGGCTTTGTGCTGGTGGAGTTGTCCGGCGTTGTGGAAGTTTTGCGTATGGCAAACCGGATCAATCCGGGCGCATTGTTCACGTGGCGATTTTTATCGCGCCATGGGGGGTACGTGGCGTCGCGGTCCGGTCTGGGTACACAAACCGAAGCGATCACACATCGCTCTGAGGCAGAATATCTGTTTGTGATTGGCAATTCGAATGCCGATGCGCCAGAGCTGTCGCTTGGGCCTATCATTGCGGCCTACACGTATCGCAAAGCGAAGGTGGTGCTGATGTCCGAGGCCGCAAGCCGGTACATATCGGAACATCCCACGGGGTCTGCGGCACACACCACGCATTGGGAAAACCGTGCGGTTCTACACGAACGGGGCGATCCAAGCGGCGAAGGCACCTATGCCTTGGCTGTGGATGACGGACGGATCGTGACCTGTGCCGGAATGGGGGCTGCGGTGGATTTGACGTTAAGCCTGGTGGGCAACCACATGTCTGCGGCGGGTGTAATGACGGTTGCCGATATTTTATTGCACGAAAAGATACGCGATTTCAAAACGCTACAACCGTTCGGGGGCAAACGACTGACAATTACGGGCGACCGCGAACTGGACCAGTGCATCGAATTGATGCAGGCACATATGGAAGAACCGCTGCCTATTGCCGAATTGGTGGCACGTGTCGGATTGTCGTCGCGGTCTTTGGAGCGCCGCTTTCACCGTCGCTTGAATACGACACCAAACACCTACTACCGAGAATTGCGTTTGAACTGGGCCAATAACCTGTTGCTGAATACCACGATGACCATCCGGGAAATCGGGCTGGCTTGCGGATTTCCGAACGGGTTCTCAAGTTTGTACCGCAGTTTCTTCGGAGTGACGCCAACAGCCATACGCCAGAAAAAACAGGCTGCGGGCCATGTGAGGTAA
- a CDS encoding homocysteine S-methyltransferase family protein: MTITLLDGGMGQELIRRSTDAPTPLWSTQVMIDRPGLVAEVHRDFADAGADITTTNTYAILRDRLVGTPHEGRFEELYKMAIQEAKDSGAKRIAGSMGPIGASYRPDLHPADNVAASIYNEIADILAPECDLLIGETISSVAHARSILKAALRTDVPVWLAMTVDDSDGTKLRSGEPLADAMAVAQQGATAILVNCSTPEVIPAAMDVLSHGTLPFGAYANGFKKISDGFLKTKPTVDALTARRDLGPEAYADHAAIWVAKGATLVGGCCEVGPAHIAELSKRFKGLPA; this comes from the coding sequence ATGACGATAACTCTTTTAGATGGCGGGATGGGGCAGGAACTGATCAGGCGCAGCACCGACGCACCGACGCCACTGTGGTCGACGCAGGTGATGATCGATAGGCCCGGTTTGGTGGCAGAGGTGCATCGTGATTTTGCAGATGCAGGTGCAGACATTACGACGACAAACACCTACGCAATCTTGCGTGACCGCCTTGTGGGCACACCGCACGAGGGGCGGTTTGAAGAACTGTACAAAATGGCCATTCAGGAGGCAAAAGACAGCGGGGCCAAACGTATCGCGGGGTCCATGGGGCCGATAGGGGCGTCATACCGCCCCGATTTGCATCCTGCCGATAATGTGGCCGCAAGCATCTATAATGAGATTGCCGATATTCTGGCCCCCGAATGTGATCTGTTGATCGGTGAAACGATTTCGTCTGTTGCACATGCGCGCAGCATTCTGAAAGCCGCTTTGCGGACCGATGTTCCAGTGTGGCTTGCGATGACGGTAGACGACAGTGATGGCACAAAGCTGCGTTCCGGTGAACCACTGGCAGATGCGATGGCGGTCGCCCAACAAGGTGCAACGGCGATTTTGGTGAATTGCTCAACACCCGAAGTGATCCCGGCGGCAATGGACGTGCTGTCCCATGGCACATTGCCATTCGGCGCCTACGCCAATGGCTTTAAGAAAATTTCGGATGGATTTTTGAAAACGAAGCCTACTGTCGACGCGTTGACAGCGCGGCGCGATCTTGGTCCAGAAGCCTACGCTGACCATGCCGCGATTTGGGTTGCAAAAGGGGCCACGTTGGTCGGGGGCTGCTGCGAGGTCGGACCGGCACATATCGCGGAATTGTCGAAACGTTTCAAAGGTCTTCCTGCGTGA